The Gymnodinialimonas sp. 57CJ19 genome includes a window with the following:
- a CDS encoding Gfo/Idh/MocA family oxidoreductase has protein sequence MSDSVRLAISGFGLIGQRHAKAVAGLPGVALVGVVEPGEVERSAAAALGVQCYTDLAEMIAAQAPDGVIIATPTPLHAAQAMTCIERGVPILIEKPLAPSVAEGVAVAQAADAGDVPVLVGHHRRHNPLIKRAFEAIEAGDIGEVRAVQATCWFYKPDSYFEKAPWRKQVGAGPISVNLVHDVDLIRHLCGEVRSVRAVAAPSRRGFANEDVAAAVLELENGAIGTLTVSDSIAAPWSWEMTAQEHPVYPATPESCYLIGGSKGALSVPDLRVWSHAGPEPDWWTPISATSITREAADPLVAQLAHFAAVILGQTTPLVSGWEGLRTLEVVEAIQVSAASGQVVRLGADAGSPRREEVI, from the coding sequence GTGTCAGATAGCGTACGCCTCGCAATTTCGGGATTTGGGTTAATTGGACAGCGCCACGCCAAGGCGGTCGCGGGCTTGCCCGGTGTTGCCTTGGTCGGCGTTGTGGAACCCGGAGAGGTCGAGCGCAGCGCGGCAGCGGCCCTTGGGGTGCAGTGTTATACAGACCTTGCAGAAATGATCGCGGCGCAGGCCCCCGACGGGGTCATTATCGCCACGCCCACACCGTTGCATGCGGCGCAGGCGATGACCTGCATCGAGCGCGGCGTGCCGATCTTGATCGAGAAGCCCCTGGCCCCCTCGGTCGCGGAAGGGGTCGCGGTGGCGCAGGCGGCTGACGCCGGGGACGTGCCCGTTCTGGTCGGCCATCATCGCCGCCACAACCCCCTGATAAAACGCGCGTTTGAGGCGATTGAAGCCGGGGATATCGGCGAGGTTCGGGCGGTGCAGGCGACGTGTTGGTTCTACAAGCCGGACAGTTATTTTGAGAAGGCACCCTGGCGCAAACAGGTCGGGGCGGGGCCGATCTCGGTTAATCTGGTCCATGACGTGGATCTGATCCGCCACCTTTGCGGTGAGGTCCGAAGCGTGCGGGCCGTGGCCGCTCCGTCACGGCGCGGGTTTGCCAATGAAGACGTCGCCGCCGCCGTTCTGGAACTGGAGAATGGGGCGATTGGGACGTTGACCGTGTCCGACAGTATCGCCGCCCCGTGGAGTTGGGAAATGACCGCGCAAGAGCATCCGGTCTACCCCGCCACCCCTGAGAGTTGTTACTTGATCGGCGGATCAAAAGGCGCGCTATCGGTGCCAGACCTGCGAGTCTGGTCCCACGCAGGCCCGGAGCCCGATTGGTGGACACCGATCAGCGCCACAAGCATAACCCGAGAGGCAGCGGACCCATTGGTCGCGCAACTCGCGCATTTTGCGGCCGTCATTCTTGGCCAAACCACACCGCTGGTGTCGGGATGGGAGGGGCTGCGCACGCTGGAGGTGGTGGAGGCCATACAGGTTTCAGCCGCAAGCGGGCAGGTCGTTCGGTTGGGAGCCGACGCGGGCAGCCCCCGACGAGAGGAGGTCATATGA
- the dctP gene encoding TRAP transporter substrate-binding protein DctP, whose protein sequence is MITNLTRRATLTAALAATLMGGFSGAALADGHAVQLRLSASGSETDQRSVAMAEVFGPAIAEFADYQPSYNATLFAQGTELEAISRGNLEMSITSAQELAQFFPEFSIFTAGYVHQDAAHQVAVFNDPLFEPFHQRVIDELGVRLLSVMYLGRRQVNLRQTRDELEVMTPADLAGVNLRMPGTDAWQFLGSALGASPTPLAFNEVYTALSSGAVDGQDNPLPTVVDRRFYEVTNQIVLTSHLVDLNYIAISEAVWQEFTPEQQAIVQAAADEAAELGRTRQLALEDELVAFLEGEGMAVYEPDVAAFREAVQAAYIDSEFAETWPEGVLDQINALGAN, encoded by the coding sequence ATGATTACCAATCTTACACGCCGCGCGACGCTGACGGCGGCCCTTGCGGCAACCCTTATGGGCGGCTTTTCCGGCGCGGCTTTGGCCGATGGCCACGCGGTGCAACTGCGCCTGTCTGCATCGGGCTCGGAAACCGACCAACGCTCGGTCGCGATGGCCGAAGTCTTTGGTCCGGCGATTGCAGAATTTGCCGATTACCAGCCAAGCTATAACGCCACGCTCTTTGCCCAAGGCACCGAGTTGGAGGCGATCAGCCGGGGCAACCTGGAGATGTCGATCACCTCGGCGCAGGAACTGGCACAGTTCTTCCCCGAATTCTCGATCTTCACCGCGGGCTATGTGCACCAAGACGCGGCGCACCAGGTCGCTGTCTTCAACGACCCTTTGTTCGAGCCCTTCCACCAGCGCGTGATTGATGAATTGGGCGTGCGGCTGTTGTCGGTCATGTATCTGGGCCGCCGTCAGGTGAACCTGCGCCAGACCCGCGATGAGCTTGAGGTGATGACCCCGGCCGATCTGGCGGGCGTGAACCTGCGGATGCCCGGCACCGACGCTTGGCAATTCCTGGGCAGCGCCCTAGGCGCGTCCCCCACACCGCTGGCTTTCAATGAGGTCTACACCGCCCTGTCGAGCGGCGCGGTAGACGGCCAGGACAACCCGCTGCCAACCGTGGTGGACCGCCGTTTCTACGAGGTCACGAACCAGATCGTCCTGACCTCGCATCTGGTGGACCTGAACTATATCGCCATCTCGGAAGCTGTCTGGCAGGAATTCACGCCGGAGCAACAGGCCATCGTGCAAGCCGCAGCAGATGAGGCCGCGGAATTGGGCCGCACGCGCCAGTTGGCACTGGAAGATGAGTTGGTGGCCTTCCTGGAAGGTGAGGGCATGGCCGTCTACGAGCCTGACGTCGCCGCGTTCCGCGAAGCCGTACAAGCGGCCTACATCGACAGTGAATTTGCCGAGACATGGCCCGAAGGTGTGCTGGACCAGATCAACGCCCTTGGTGCAAACTAA
- a CDS encoding TRAP transporter small permease subunit, which produces MIETLRKWFSIGTEAIAGAMLAAMFVTFLLQIYSRYVLQAPFGWTLELCLILWLWIVFVGCAFNVRDSDHVTFDIVYLMAPRRGRQVFALIAAAAIVVGMAISFLPTLDYIDWMKMRRTSTVKNPFTGDRIPLRTIFSVYAIFMVAVIARYGWRFVDVLRNGPPDDEYDIPGAETDPPAKAEKLP; this is translated from the coding sequence ATGATCGAGACACTCAGGAAGTGGTTCTCCATCGGGACGGAAGCCATCGCGGGGGCCATGCTGGCCGCGATGTTTGTGACGTTCCTGCTTCAGATATACTCACGCTATGTGCTGCAAGCGCCCTTTGGCTGGACGCTGGAGCTGTGTTTGATCCTGTGGCTCTGGATCGTCTTTGTGGGCTGCGCGTTCAATGTGCGCGACAGCGACCATGTGACGTTTGATATCGTCTACCTGATGGCGCCCCGGCGCGGGCGACAGGTGTTCGCCTTGATCGCAGCGGCGGCGATTGTGGTGGGAATGGCGATCTCGTTTCTTCCGACATTGGACTACATCGACTGGATGAAAATGCGGCGCACCTCGACGGTGAAAAACCCGTTCACCGGGGACCGTATTCCACTGCGCACGATCTTTTCGGTCTACGCCATCTTCATGGTGGCCGTGATCGCCCGGTATGGCTGGCGTTTTGTGGACGTGCTGCGCAACGGCCCGCCCGACGATGAATATGACATTCCCGGAGCAGAGACCGATCCGCCCGCGAAGGCGGAGAAATTGCCATGA
- a CDS encoding phosphotransferase, protein MKFTIQALPVSFSALGRQVEMTATPADIAALGPWLEAHVPGLGQCRGFEKFGDGQSNPTYRVDASGGTFVLRAQPPGQLLPGAHRVDREARIIGGLHDTPVPVPRILAQSDADGPLGRMFVVMSHVAGQIYWDPALPGMAPDDRRAIYAAMNQVLADLHDVEPEAAGLADFGRKGDYFQRQLATWTRQYRASETDGIAEMDQLISWLDGNLPEDDGRSGLVHGDFRMDNMIFDPQSHRVAAVLDWELSTIGHPFADLAYQCMQWRLPNEGAFKGLGGVDRAATGIPDEADYVAQYCTRRGLPGIENWRFYIAFSFFRLGAILQGVYRRSLEGNASNTQTAHLYGKAVPILAEMAMAEVREAP, encoded by the coding sequence ATGAAGTTCACCATACAAGCCTTGCCCGTCAGCTTCTCCGCGCTCGGCAGGCAGGTTGAGATGACCGCGACGCCCGCCGATATAGCAGCCCTTGGCCCGTGGCTGGAGGCCCATGTGCCGGGTCTTGGGCAGTGCCGGGGATTCGAAAAGTTCGGCGACGGGCAATCGAACCCCACTTACCGCGTCGACGCCAGCGGCGGCACCTTCGTTCTACGGGCGCAACCGCCGGGGCAGCTACTGCCCGGGGCGCACCGCGTCGACCGAGAGGCGCGGATCATCGGCGGGTTGCACGATACGCCGGTGCCTGTGCCGCGGATCCTGGCGCAAAGCGACGCCGATGGCCCCCTGGGGCGCATGTTCGTGGTGATGAGCCATGTGGCGGGGCAGATCTACTGGGACCCGGCCCTTCCGGGCATGGCGCCGGATGATCGACGCGCCATCTATGCTGCGATGAACCAAGTGCTGGCGGATTTGCACGACGTGGAGCCAGAGGCGGCAGGGTTGGCTGATTTCGGGCGGAAGGGGGACTATTTCCAACGGCAGCTTGCGACGTGGACGCGCCAATACCGCGCCTCGGAAACGGACGGGATCGCGGAAATGGATCAGCTTATCAGCTGGTTAGACGGGAACTTGCCGGAGGATGACGGGCGCTCGGGCCTGGTGCATGGGGACTTTCGGATGGATAACATGATTTTCGATCCCCAAAGCCACCGCGTCGCGGCGGTGCTGGATTGGGAGCTTTCGACCATCGGCCACCCCTTCGCCGATCTGGCCTATCAGTGCATGCAATGGCGGCTGCCCAATGAGGGGGCGTTCAAGGGCTTGGGCGGCGTGGATCGCGCGGCGACGGGCATTCCGGACGAGGCCGATTACGTGGCGCAATATTGCACCCGTCGGGGGCTGCCCGGCATCGAGAATTGGCGCTTTTACATCGCCTTCAGCTTCTTTCGGTTAGGGGCGATCTTGCAGGGGGTTTATCGGCGGTCGTTGGAGGGAAATGCCTCTAACACCCAGACGGCGCATCTGTACGGAAAGGCCGTGCCGATTCTGGCTGAAATGGCGATGGCGGAGGTCCGTGAGGCCCCCTGA
- a CDS encoding aldo/keto reductase yields MGKTTTIKFHDGHEMPQLGFGIWQVPQEIAGEAVKSAIETGYRMIDGAYLYMNEPGLGEGVKAASVPREDLFITTKVWNTDHGRDKARASVERSLKNIGVDQLDLVLIHWPVPSQDKYVETWKAFIEMRDEGMMRSIGVSNFNKDHLERIIAETGEVPVLNQIEVNPELQQPDMRAFHAEHDIVTQAWTPLGNARSFEADPIVNAAKRTGKSPAQVIIRWHLQLGNAVIPRSVKPHRQAENLDVFDFTLTDAEIEAITTLDVGLRTGPDPSVFKMM; encoded by the coding sequence ATGGGTAAGACAACCACCATCAAATTTCACGACGGCCACGAGATGCCGCAACTGGGCTTCGGCATTTGGCAGGTGCCACAGGAGATCGCCGGAGAGGCCGTGAAAAGCGCCATCGAGACCGGATATCGGATGATCGACGGCGCATACTTATATATGAATGAGCCGGGCTTGGGGGAGGGCGTCAAAGCGGCCTCGGTCCCGCGGGAAGACCTGTTTATCACCACGAAGGTCTGGAACACCGACCATGGCCGCGACAAGGCGCGCGCCTCGGTCGAGCGGAGCTTGAAGAACATCGGCGTGGACCAGCTTGACCTCGTGCTGATCCATTGGCCGGTGCCAAGCCAAGACAAGTACGTCGAGACGTGGAAAGCCTTCATCGAGATGCGCGACGAAGGGATGATGCGGTCTATCGGCGTGTCGAACTTCAACAAGGACCATCTAGAGCGGATCATCGCGGAGACTGGCGAAGTGCCTGTGCTGAACCAGATCGAGGTGAACCCCGAGCTGCAACAGCCCGACATGAGGGCGTTCCATGCCGAGCATGATATCGTGACGCAGGCTTGGACGCCCCTTGGCAATGCACGTTCGTTCGAGGCGGACCCCATCGTCAACGCGGCCAAGCGCACCGGCAAAAGCCCGGCGCAGGTTATCATTCGATGGCATTTGCAACTGGGCAACGCGGTGATCCCGCGGTCCGTCAAACCGCACCGTCAGGCGGAAAATCTGGACGTCTTTGACTTCACCCTGACGGACGCCGAGATCGAGGCGATCACCACGTTGGATGTGGGCCTGCGCACCGGGCCGGACCCGTCGGTCTTCAAAATGATGTAA
- a CDS encoding GntR family transcriptional regulator: MSEINATVGASTYQQIKRDIIFGALQPGAKLKLDTLKQRYPASPSTLREALSRLASDGFVDAPQQRGFFVTPVSHDDLIEIANLRTLLECHALRVSIERGDTEWEGNLVAARHKLARLERQMLSGDLSEEETWKRYDGEFHLAMIQACNSRNLLSLHEKIYDKYLRYQMLVLTHRGSVAADEHDKMLEAALARDADLAATLLEQHIQNGLRHAASALQAAATPKA; encoded by the coding sequence ATGAGTGAGATAAACGCCACGGTCGGGGCCAGCACCTATCAGCAGATCAAGCGCGATATTATCTTTGGCGCCTTGCAACCGGGCGCGAAACTGAAGCTGGATACGCTCAAGCAACGCTACCCCGCCAGCCCCTCGACCCTGCGTGAAGCGCTGAGCCGTCTGGCCAGCGACGGCTTCGTCGATGCGCCCCAGCAGCGCGGCTTCTTCGTGACGCCGGTGTCCCACGATGACCTGATCGAGATCGCCAATCTGCGCACCCTGTTGGAGTGCCACGCCCTGCGGGTGTCCATTGAAAGAGGCGATACAGAGTGGGAGGGAAACCTTGTCGCCGCCCGTCACAAACTGGCGCGGCTGGAAAGGCAAATGCTATCGGGTGATCTGTCCGAGGAAGAAACGTGGAAACGCTATGACGGCGAGTTTCACTTGGCGATGATCCAGGCCTGCAACTCTCGTAACTTGCTGTCCCTGCACGAAAAAATCTATGACAAGTATCTGCGCTATCAAATGCTGGTTCTGACCCACCGCGGGTCCGTCGCGGCCGACGAACACGACAAGATGCTAGAGGCCGCGCTCGCGCGCGATGCCGATCTTGCCGCCACTTTGCTGGAACAGCACATCCAGAACGGCCTTCGCCACGCGGCTTCTGCCCTGCAAGCAGCAGCAACGCCCAAAGCCTGA